One genomic region from Zalophus californianus isolate mZalCal1 chromosome 14, mZalCal1.pri.v2, whole genome shotgun sequence encodes:
- the LOC113913343 gene encoding ubiquitin-conjugating enzyme E2 L3-like isoform X2: protein MAASRRLMKDNPPYDKGAFRIEINFPAEYPYKPPKITFKTKIYHPNIDEKGQVCLPVISAETCKPATKTDQVIRSLIALVNDPQPEHPLRADLAEECSKDRKKFCKNEEFTKKYGEKRLVD, encoded by the exons ATGGCGGCCAGCAGGAGGCTGATGAAG GACAACCCTCCATATGATAAGGGGGCCTTCAGAATCGAAATCAACTTTCCAGCAGAGTACCCATACAAACCACCAAAGatcacatttaaaacaaagatctATCACCCAAACATCGATGAAAAGGGGCAGGTCTGTCTGCCAGTAATTAGTGCTGAAACCTGCAAGCCAGCAACCAAAACCGACCAAGTAATCCGGTCCCTCATAGCACTGGTGAACGACCCCCAGCCCGAGCACCCACTTCGGGCTGACCTAGCTGAAGAATGCTCTAAGGACCGtaaaaaattctgtaagaatGAAGAGTTTACAAAGAAATACGGGGAGAAGCGACTTGTGGACTAA
- the LOC113913343 gene encoding ubiquitin-conjugating enzyme E2 L3-like isoform X1 gives MAASRRLMKELKEIRKCGMKNFRNIQVDEANLLTWQGLIVPDNPPYDKGAFRIEINFPAEYPYKPPKITFKTKIYHPNIDEKGQVCLPVISAETCKPATKTDQVIRSLIALVNDPQPEHPLRADLAEECSKDRKKFCKNEEFTKKYGEKRLVD, from the coding sequence ATGGCGGCCAGCAGGAGGCTGATGAAGGAGCTTAAGGAAATCCGCAAATGCGGAATGAAAAACTTCCGTAACATCCAGGTTGATGAAGCTAATTTATTGACTTGGCAAGGGCTTATTGTTCCTGACAACCCTCCATATGATAAGGGGGCCTTCAGAATCGAAATCAACTTTCCAGCAGAGTACCCATACAAACCACCAAAGatcacatttaaaacaaagatctATCACCCAAACATCGATGAAAAGGGGCAGGTCTGTCTGCCAGTAATTAGTGCTGAAACCTGCAAGCCAGCAACCAAAACCGACCAAGTAATCCGGTCCCTCATAGCACTGGTGAACGACCCCCAGCCCGAGCACCCACTTCGGGCTGACCTAGCTGAAGAATGCTCTAAGGACCGtaaaaaattctgtaagaatGAAGAGTTTACAAAGAAATACGGGGAGAAGCGACTTGTGGACTAA